The window CGGGTTCGGCTGGTGCCAGGACTGGTCGGGACGGCGCGGCTGGGCGCGGGCCGGTGGGAGGTGCGTCGGCCGGTGCCGCCGGGCGTGGCGCGCCCGGGCGGCGAGCCGGCGAGGCCGACGAACTCGTCGTCGGCCGTAACGCCGTCGTCGAGGCGCTGCGGGGCGGCGTGCCGGCGACGACTCTTTATGTGGCCAATGGCCTGGAGTTCGACGAGCGGCTGACGGAGGCCCGCAAGCTCGCCGGCCGCGCCGGGATGTCGGTCGTCGACGTCGGTCGGGCCGAGCTCGACCGGCTTTGCGGCGTGGCGCCGCACCAGGGCCTCGCCCTGGTCATCCCGCCCTACCAGTACGCACACCCGGACGACCTGCTCAAGCGGGCGCGGGCCGCCACCTCTGGTCTGCTCGTCGCGCTCGACGGAGTGACCGACCCGCGCAACCTGGGCGCGGTGGTCCGTTCCGCGGCGGCCTTCGGAGCTCAGGGGGTGGCCGTGCCGGAGCGGCGCGCCGCCGGGATGACGGCCGCGGCCTGGAAGACGTCGGCCGGCGCCGCGGCTCGGCTGCCGATCGCGCGCGCCACCAACCTCACCAGGACGCTGCGTTCGTTCGCCGACGGCGGGCTGGTGGTCGTCGGGCTGGCCGCCGACGCGGATGTCAGCCTCGACGACCTGGAGGCCGCGACCGACCCGCTCGTGCTCGTCATCGGCTCCGAGGGGCGGGGCCTGTCCCGGCTGGTGGGCGAGACCTGCGATCTGTTGGTCAGGATCCCGATGGCTGGCGACGTGGAGTCATTGAACGCCGGCGTGGCCGCCGGCGTCGCCCTGGCCGAGATCGCCCGGCGTCGGCGGGCCGCCCTGCCGGTCGGCTGACCGCCCCGCCAATCGGCTGACCGCCCCGCCGGTCGGCTGTCGGGAAGCCGCCGCCGCATCGCCAGACCGCCCCAACGGCCCGTGCGGCCCTTCGTACCGACGGGCGCGGCCCCGCGC of the Pseudofrankia saprophytica genome contains:
- the rlmB gene encoding 23S rRNA (guanosine(2251)-2'-O)-methyltransferase RlmB is translated as MATGRRGGGGVARGGHGGRAAKGGSHRKGASAGSGGQGRRALSGKGATPPAEMRKGHPAARRAAAVARADDAATRTGSTGARAGSTSGARAGSTSVRAGSAGARAGSAGARTGRDGAAGRGPVGGASAGAAGRGAPGRRAGEADELVVGRNAVVEALRGGVPATTLYVANGLEFDERLTEARKLAGRAGMSVVDVGRAELDRLCGVAPHQGLALVIPPYQYAHPDDLLKRARAATSGLLVALDGVTDPRNLGAVVRSAAAFGAQGVAVPERRAAGMTAAAWKTSAGAAARLPIARATNLTRTLRSFADGGLVVVGLAADADVSLDDLEAATDPLVLVIGSEGRGLSRLVGETCDLLVRIPMAGDVESLNAGVAAGVALAEIARRRRAALPVG